The following nucleotide sequence is from Glycine max cultivar Williams 82 chromosome 9, Glycine_max_v4.0, whole genome shotgun sequence.
AAAATGAACTACTCTTTGCTagaaaggacatgttgtgcctTGGTGTGGGCAGCTTGCTGTTTGAGGCAGTATATTCTGAGTTACACTACTTGGTTGgtgtccaaaatggatcccgtcaAGTACAACTTCAAAAAGCCCGCTCTCACTGGAAGGATAGCTTGGTGGCAGGTTCTATTGTCAAAATTTGATATTGTCTACGTCACTTAGAAGGCAATAAAAGGGAGCGTCTTGGCGGATTATCTAGCTCAACAACCCATCAATGGTTATCAGCCTATGCATCCAGAATTCCCTAATGAGGATATCatgaccttgtttgaggaaGAGGTAGAAGATGAGGACATGGATAAGTTgattgtgtggtttgatggtgcaTCTAATGCACTAGGCCATGGaattggggcagtattggtttCCCCGAATAACCAATATATACCTTTCATGGCTAGGCTGTGCTTCGACTGCACAAACAACATAGCGGAGTATGAGGCATGTACCCTTGGGATCCATGCAACGATCGACTTTAGGGTCAAGTTACTCAAGGTATACGGGGACTCGTCATTGGTGATTCATCAATTGAAAGGTGAATGGGAGACCAGGGACCACAAGTTGGTGCCTTACCAGGCTTACATCAGGAAATTGATGGAACTCTTAGATGACATATCATTTCATCATATTCCTAGAGAGGAAAACCAGATGGCTGACGCCCTTGCCTCTCTATCGTCCATGTTCAAAGTGAGCCCTCATGGAGATTTTCCATACATTGAATTCAGATGTCGTGGTGAGCCTACACATTGCTATTTGAtagaagaggaggaagaaggtAAAACTTGGTACTTCGATATCAAACGATACATTGAAAGCAAGGAATACCCGCTTGGGGCctctgacaatgacaagaggACGTTACGAAGGTTAGCAATCGGTTTCATCCTGAGTGGAAATATGTTGTACAAatgaaaccatgacatggtgtTGCTTCGATGTGTGGATGCAAGGGTGGCCAAACAAATACTAGTAGAGGTGCATGAGGGTTCTTTTGGTAGGCATGCCAATGGACATTCCATGGCCTGAAAGATTCTGAGGGAGAGGTATTACTAGCTCACCATGGAGAACGATTGATGTATTCATGTGAGAAAATGCAATATGTGTCAGACCTTTGTTGATAATGTTAATGCTCCACCTGTACCATTGAATGTGTTGGCAGCACCATTTCTTTTCTCAATGTGGGGCATAGACATGATCGgagccatcgaacccaaggcttcaaACGGGCATCGCTTCATCTTAGTTGCcattgattacttcaccaaatgggtggaGCATGTAggcctttgcttcttgaagttcaatggCAACGGAATGGAGAAGTAAGagagatgattggagatgccacttcaagtagaagctgagtcaagaagaagctcaccaccataggaagccatggataagagcttgaaggaggagaagatgaggggagggagaaggaacatgaaattttatgcctcaaatgaggtctgaactttgaagtgtaattctcaaatgatcaaagtaaaaaaaaatgcacacacatggcctctatttatagcctaagtgttacacaaaattggagggaaatttgaatttctattcaaatttcatttgaatttgaaattgaatttgtggagcgaaaatttcataaattatgattagtgaattttagctatggttcttatccaagatcaagtccaagattctccactaagtgtgcttaggtgtgaccatatgatgtggcaatggggtgtagcaagcaaatgctcacttccccctctaaaattcaattggattgggcttgtcccgattcaattaaatttatttcttaacacacaca
It contains:
- the LOC102668085 gene encoding uncharacterized protein codes for the protein MDPDKVKEILEIPEPRTKKQVQACCLRQYILSYTTWLVSKMDPVKYNFKKPALTGRIAWWQPMHPEFPNEDIMTLFEEEVEDEDMDKLIVWFDGASNALGHGIGAVLVSPNNQYIPFMARLCFDCTNNIAEYEACTLGIHATIDFRVKLLKVYGDSSLVIHQLKGEWETRDHKLVPYQAYIRKLMELLDDISFHHIPREENQMADALASLSSMFKVSPHGDFPYIEFRCRGEPTHCYLIEEEEEGKTWYFDIKRYIESKEYPLGASDNDKRTLRRLAIGFILSGNMLYK